The window AGGAAGACTTTATTCATTTCCATAAAGCATGGTCGGATGCCTGCGAGCCGTATGGCGTATACGGTAAATTTAAAAAGACTTGCGACGAGTATTTTGTAAATAGCCACAGAGATGATGAAATGCGTGGTATTGGAGGGATCTTCTATGATCACTTTAATTCTGGAAACTTCGATTCGGATATTCTAATGGCTAAGTCTATATCAGAAGCTTTTATCTCTTCCTATTTTCCGATTATTGAGAAAAGAATCGACGAGGAATACAATGAGGCTGATGAAGACTTTCAGTTACACCGAAGAGGTCGTTATGTAGAATTTAATCTTCTGCACGACAGAGGAACCATATTTGGATTAAAAACAAAGGGGAGAACTTCTTCCATATTAATATCCCTTCCGGGAAGGTGTAAGTTTACTTATGGCTATGCGCCGGAAAAGGATTCTCCACATGAAAAAATGATGGAATTTTATAGGCCTAAAGATTGGCTTTTGTAAAGTAGCCG is drawn from Flavobacteriales bacterium and contains these coding sequences:
- a CDS encoding coproporphyrinogen III oxidase → EDFIHFHKAWSDACEPYGVYGKFKKTCDEYFVNSHRDDEMRGIGGIFYDHFNSGNFDSDILMAKSISEAFISSYFPIIEKRIDEEYNEADEDFQLHRRGRYVEFNLLHDRGTIFGLKTKGRTSSILISLPGRCKFTYGYAPEKDSPHEKMMEFYRPKDWLL